The following proteins are encoded in a genomic region of Enterocloster clostridioformis:
- the ileS gene encoding isoleucine--tRNA ligase — protein sequence MYDKVPTDLKFVEREKEVEKFWEAEHIFEKSIKMREGCRPYVFYDGPPTANGKPHIGHVETRVIKDMIPRYRAMKGYMVPRKAGWDTHGLPVELEVEKKLGLDGKEQIEQYGLEPFIKECKESVWKYKGMWEDFSNTVGFWADMDNPYVTYDNSFIESEWWALKQIWDKGLLYKGFKVVPYCPRCGTPLSSHEVAQGYKDVKERSAIARFKAKGEDAYILAWTTTPWTLPSNLALCVNPKEDYVKVKTGDGYTYYIAQALADTVLGGDYEVLETYKGKDLEFKEYEPLYDCSVPLCEKQHKKAYYVVCADYVTLTDGTGIVHIAPAFGEDDANVGRKYDLPFVQLVDAKGDMTAETPFAGTFVKDADPMVLKDLKSRGLLFSAPSFEHSYPHCWRCGTPLIYYARESWFIKMTAVKDDLIRNNNAINWIPDSIGKGRFGDWLENIQDWGISRNRYWGTPLNIWECECGHQHSIGSIEELKSLSDNCPDEIELHRPYIDAVNIRCPKCQKPMKRVPEVIDCWFDSGAMPFAQHHYPFENKELFESQFPAQFISEAVDQTRGWFYSLLAESTLLFNKAPYENVVVMGLVLDENGQKMSKSKGNAVDPFDTLAAHGADAIRWFFYTCSAPWLPKRYQDKAVTEGQRKFMGTLWNTYAFWVLYANIDNFDPTRYTLEYDKLPVMDRWMLSKMNSMVKTVDNSLMNYQIPEAARALQEFVDDLSNWYVRRSRERFWAKGMEQDKINAFMTLYTALVAVAKAAAPMIPFMTEQIYQNIVRKVDGNAPESVHLCDFPGVNESWIDTELESDMDEVLKVVVMGRAARNAANIKNRQPIARMYVKADHELSRFYVQIIEEELNVKQVIFSDDVREFTSYTFKPQLKTVGPKYGKLLNRIRSTLTDIDGSAAMDTLNEKGQLTFDYDGQEVVLTKDDLLIDVSQKDGYVTEEDNYVTVVLDTNLTPELIEEGFVRELISKIQTMRKEAGFEVMDHISVFQDGNDRIAGLIKEHADEIKTEVMADHISIGAMSGFVKEWNINGENVMLGVEKTMK from the coding sequence ATGTATGACAAAGTCCCCACAGACCTTAAGTTTGTGGAACGGGAAAAAGAAGTGGAGAAATTCTGGGAAGCAGAGCACATCTTTGAAAAGAGCATCAAGATGAGGGAGGGCTGCAGGCCTTATGTATTTTATGACGGACCGCCAACTGCCAACGGCAAGCCTCATATCGGCCATGTGGAGACCCGTGTAATCAAGGATATGATTCCCAGATACCGGGCCATGAAGGGATATATGGTGCCGAGAAAGGCCGGATGGGACACACACGGCCTGCCTGTGGAGCTGGAGGTTGAGAAGAAGCTGGGACTGGACGGCAAAGAGCAGATTGAGCAGTACGGTCTGGAGCCGTTCATTAAGGAATGTAAGGAAAGCGTCTGGAAGTACAAGGGCATGTGGGAGGATTTCTCCAACACCGTTGGATTCTGGGCCGATATGGACAATCCCTATGTAACATATGACAACAGCTTTATCGAGTCCGAGTGGTGGGCTCTTAAGCAGATTTGGGACAAGGGCCTTTTGTACAAGGGCTTTAAGGTGGTTCCCTACTGCCCGCGCTGCGGCACCCCGCTGTCCTCCCATGAGGTGGCTCAGGGTTATAAGGATGTAAAGGAGCGTTCCGCCATTGCCCGCTTCAAGGCAAAGGGAGAAGATGCATATATCCTGGCATGGACCACCACGCCGTGGACCCTTCCCAGCAACCTGGCCCTGTGCGTGAACCCTAAAGAAGACTATGTAAAGGTAAAGACAGGCGACGGCTATACCTACTATATCGCCCAGGCCCTGGCAGATACCGTGCTGGGCGGGGACTATGAGGTATTGGAGACTTACAAGGGCAAGGACCTGGAGTTCAAGGAATATGAGCCCCTCTATGACTGCTCCGTGCCCCTGTGCGAGAAGCAGCACAAAAAAGCCTACTACGTGGTCTGCGCTGACTATGTAACACTGACAGACGGTACCGGCATCGTACACATTGCACCTGCATTTGGTGAGGATGATGCCAACGTTGGCCGCAAATACGACCTTCCCTTTGTACAGCTGGTGGACGCCAAGGGCGATATGACGGCGGAAACTCCTTTTGCAGGCACCTTTGTGAAGGATGCGGACCCCATGGTGTTAAAGGACCTTAAGTCCAGGGGACTGCTTTTCTCGGCTCCCAGCTTTGAGCACAGCTATCCCCACTGCTGGCGCTGCGGGACCCCTCTCATTTACTATGCAAGAGAGTCCTGGTTCATCAAAATGACTGCCGTGAAGGATGACTTAATCCGCAACAACAATGCCATTAACTGGATTCCGGATTCCATCGGCAAGGGCCGGTTCGGTGACTGGCTGGAGAATATCCAGGACTGGGGCATTTCCAGAAACCGCTACTGGGGCACCCCGCTCAATATCTGGGAGTGTGAGTGCGGACACCAGCATTCCATCGGAAGCATTGAGGAATTAAAAAGCTTATCCGATAACTGCCCTGATGAAATTGAGCTTCACCGTCCATACATTGACGCGGTAAACATCAGGTGTCCCAAGTGCCAGAAGCCAATGAAGCGTGTGCCTGAGGTGATTGACTGCTGGTTTGACTCCGGCGCCATGCCGTTTGCGCAGCACCATTACCCCTTTGAGAACAAGGAGCTGTTCGAGTCACAGTTCCCGGCCCAGTTCATCTCCGAGGCAGTGGACCAGACCAGAGGATGGTTCTATTCCCTTCTTGCGGAGTCCACCCTGCTGTTCAACAAGGCGCCTTATGAAAATGTAGTTGTCATGGGGCTTGTGCTGGATGAAAACGGACAGAAGATGAGCAAGTCCAAGGGCAATGCGGTGGATCCCTTCGATACCCTGGCAGCCCACGGCGCGGACGCCATCCGCTGGTTCTTCTACACCTGCAGCGCGCCCTGGCTTCCTAAGCGCTATCAGGATAAGGCAGTGACCGAGGGACAGCGCAAATTCATGGGTACCCTTTGGAATACCTATGCATTCTGGGTGCTGTATGCCAATATTGACAATTTTGACCCCACCAGATATACCCTGGAATACGACAAGCTTCCCGTCATGGACCGCTGGATGTTGTCCAAGATGAATTCCATGGTAAAGACAGTGGATAACAGTCTGATGAATTACCAGATTCCTGAGGCTGCCAGAGCCCTCCAGGAGTTCGTGGATGATTTAAGCAACTGGTATGTGCGCAGAAGCCGTGAGCGCTTCTGGGCAAAGGGAATGGAGCAGGATAAGATTAATGCCTTCATGACCCTGTACACGGCCCTTGTGGCCGTGGCAAAGGCGGCAGCTCCCATGATTCCGTTCATGACAGAGCAGATTTACCAGAATATCGTGAGAAAGGTGGATGGAAACGCGCCTGAAAGCGTACATCTGTGCGACTTCCCGGGGGTGAATGAGTCCTGGATTGATACTGAGCTGGAATCCGACATGGATGAAGTGCTTAAGGTGGTTGTCATGGGACGTGCGGCCAGGAATGCGGCCAACATCAAGAACCGACAGCCCATTGCCCGGATGTATGTGAAGGCTGACCACGAGCTGTCAAGGTTCTATGTGCAGATTATCGAGGAAGAGCTGAATGTGAAGCAGGTGATTTTCTCAGACGATGTAAGGGAATTCACCTCCTATACCTTCAAGCCCCAGTTAAAGACAGTGGGACCAAAGTACGGCAAGCTGTTAAACCGGATCCGGAGTACCCTGACCGATATTGACGGCAGCGCCGCCATGGACACCCTGAATGAAAAGGGACAGCTTACCTTTGACTATGACGGCCAGGAAGTGGTACTGACAAAGGACGACCTGCTGATCGATGTATCCCAGAAGGACGGTTATGTGACAGAGGAAGACAACTATGTGACCGTTGTGCTGGATACCAACCTGACGCCCGAACTGATTGAGGAGGGCTTTGTGAGGGAGCTCATAAGCAAGATTCAGACCATGCGCAAGGAGGCCGGATTTGAGGTCATGGACCATATCAGTGTATTCCAGGATGGAAATGACCGGATTGCCGGGTTGATTAAGGAGCATGCGGACGAGATCAAAACAGAGGTCATGGCAGACCATATCAGCATTGGAGCCATGTCCGGCTTTGTCAAAGAGTGGAACATTAACGGCGAAAATGTAATGCTCGGTGTTGAAAAGACCATGAAATAA
- a CDS encoding vitamin B12 dependent-methionine synthase activation domain-containing protein, translating to MDIHDVDRREVLRYLGYRGQEADEAVTAMVEQSMAELWEAATPRHLYREYPLSLGEDYRIDGGCFKARSRNLWGNLKDCDQIIVFAATLGCGADHLIQKYSRLQMSRAVVMQAAAAAMIEEYCDQVCTVIKSEYEAKGRYLRPRFSPGYGDFPLECQGMLLEALEAGKRIGIKLTDSLLMLPSKSVSAVMGASRKPYRCDVKGCEACAKTDCPYRR from the coding sequence ATGGACATACATGACGTAGACAGGAGGGAGGTCCTCCGCTATCTGGGATACAGGGGGCAGGAGGCGGACGAGGCAGTGACGGCCATGGTGGAGCAGTCCATGGCGGAATTATGGGAGGCCGCCACGCCCAGGCATCTGTACCGGGAATATCCTCTGTCTCTGGGAGAGGATTACAGGATTGACGGGGGGTGTTTCAAGGCCAGGAGCAGGAACTTGTGGGGAAATCTGAAGGACTGTGACCAGATAATCGTGTTTGCGGCCACCCTTGGCTGCGGGGCCGACCATCTGATTCAGAAGTACAGCCGTCTCCAGATGAGCCGGGCCGTGGTCATGCAGGCAGCGGCAGCGGCCATGATTGAGGAGTACTGCGATCAGGTGTGTACCGTGATAAAGTCGGAATATGAAGCGAAAGGCCGGTATCTGCGCCCCAGGTTCAGCCCCGGTTACGGGGATTTTCCGCTGGAATGCCAGGGAATGCTTCTGGAGGCCCTGGAGGCGGGAAAGCGCATCGGCATCAAGCTGACGGACAGTCTTCTCATGTTGCCCTCCAAATCTGTTTCCGCGGTCATGGGAGCCAGCAGGAAACCATACCGTTGTGACGTAAAAGGCTGTGAAGCCTGTGCCAAGACGGACTGCCCCTACCGGAGATAA
- the metF gene encoding methylenetetrahydrofolate reductase [NAD(P)H], with the protein MKIREILAVGKPTLSFEVFPPKTEDAYDSVEKAAAKIAKLKPSFMSVTYGAGGGTSDYTVGIASAIKEEYGVTPLAHLTCVSSTREKVHHVLGELKERGIENVLALRGDIPQDGSTPKEYHYASELIREIKKAGDFCIGAACYPEGHVESANKSVDMDYLKQKVEAGCDFVTTQMFFDNSILYSYLYRIREKGIQVPVIAGIMPVTNAKQIRRITQMSGTCLPSRFMSIVDRFGDNPAAMKQAGIAYATDQIIDLIANGVNGIHVYSMNKPDVAMKIKENLSEIL; encoded by the coding sequence TTGAAAATACGTGAGATACTGGCAGTAGGAAAGCCCACCCTCTCCTTTGAGGTGTTTCCCCCAAAGACAGAGGATGCATATGATTCCGTGGAAAAGGCGGCCGCAAAGATTGCAAAGCTGAAGCCGTCGTTTATGAGCGTTACATACGGGGCAGGAGGGGGAACCAGCGATTATACGGTGGGAATCGCCTCTGCCATCAAGGAGGAGTACGGAGTGACGCCTCTGGCGCATCTGACCTGTGTGTCATCCACCAGGGAAAAAGTGCACCATGTACTGGGCGAGTTAAAGGAGCGCGGTATTGAAAATGTACTTGCCCTGCGGGGGGATATTCCCCAGGATGGCAGTACGCCAAAGGAATACCACTATGCCTCCGAGCTGATACGGGAAATCAAGAAGGCAGGTGATTTCTGCATCGGGGCTGCATGTTACCCGGAGGGCCACGTGGAATCAGCCAACAAGTCTGTGGACATGGATTACCTGAAGCAGAAGGTGGAGGCCGGATGCGATTTTGTCACCACCCAGATGTTTTTTGACAACAGCATCCTTTACAGTTACCTGTACCGCATTCGTGAAAAGGGAATCCAGGTGCCTGTGATTGCCGGTATCATGCCTGTTACCAACGCAAAACAGATACGGCGGATTACCCAGATGTCGGGGACCTGCCTGCCATCCAGGTTTATGTCCATTGTGGACCGGTTCGGGGACAATCCGGCGGCCATGAAGCAGGCCGGAATAGCCTATGCCACGGACCAGATCATTGACCTGATTGCCAACGGGGTCAACGGCATCCATGTATATTCCATGAATAAGCCGGATGTGGCCATGAAGATAAAGGAAAACCTGTCGGAGATTTTATAG
- a CDS encoding glycogen/starch/alpha-glucan phosphorylase: MNKGFDKETFKRSVVDNVKNMFRRTIDEATPHQVFQAVAYAVKDVIIDEWIATHKEYEKKDVKTVYYLSMEFLMGRALGNNIINICARDEIKETLDEMGFDLDVIEDQEPDAALGNGGLGRLAACFLDSLATLGYPAYGCGIRYRYGMFKQKIENGYQVEVPDNWLKDGNPFEIRRPEYAAEVKFGGFVRIENQGGVNHFVQDGYQSVRAVPYDLPVIGYGNNVVNTLRIWDAEPINTFNLDSFDRGDYQKAVEQENLAKTIVEVLYPNDNHYAGKELRLKQQYFFISASVQRAVRKYKEKHDDIRKFYEKVVFQLNDTHPTVAIPELMRILLDEEGLTWDEAWEVTTKTCAYTNHTIMSEALEKWPIELFSRLLPRIYQIVEEINRRFQNQIQTMYPGNQEKLRKMSIIYDGQVKMAYMAIAASFSVNGVARLHTEILKHQELKDFYEMMPEKFNNKTNGITQRRFLLHGNPLLADWVTSKIGDEWITDLPHIKKLELFAEDEKCQFEFMNIKYQNKLRLARYIKENNGIDVDPRSIFDVQVKRLHEYKRQLMNILHVMYLYNQLKDNPDMDMIPRTFIFGAKAAAGYKRAKLTIKLINSVADVINNDKSINGKIKVVFIEDYRVSNAELIFAAADVSEQISTASKEASGTSNMKFMLNGALTLGTMDGANVEIVEEVGADNAFIFGMSSDEVINYENNGGYYPMDIFNNDQEIRRVLMQLINGYYAPDNPELFRDIYNSLLNTKSSDRADTYFILKDFRSYAEAHQRVDKAYRDQAWWAKAAILNMANCGKFTSDRTIEEYVKDIWHLKKVTVEM, from the coding sequence ATGAATAAAGGATTTGATAAGGAAACCTTCAAGCGCAGCGTGGTGGACAACGTAAAGAATATGTTCCGAAGGACCATTGATGAAGCGACCCCTCATCAGGTATTCCAGGCAGTGGCCTATGCTGTGAAGGATGTCATCATTGACGAGTGGATTGCCACTCACAAGGAATATGAGAAAAAGGATGTTAAGACAGTATACTACCTGTCCATGGAGTTCCTCATGGGCCGTGCCCTGGGCAATAACATCATCAATATCTGCGCCAGGGATGAGATTAAGGAAACCCTGGATGAGATGGGCTTTGATTTAGATGTGATTGAGGATCAGGAGCCGGACGCTGCCCTGGGAAACGGAGGCCTGGGACGTCTGGCGGCCTGCTTCCTGGATTCGCTGGCAACCCTGGGTTATCCGGCCTACGGCTGCGGTATCCGTTACCGCTACGGCATGTTCAAGCAGAAGATTGAGAACGGTTACCAGGTAGAGGTGCCGGATAACTGGTTGAAGGACGGCAACCCCTTTGAAATCCGCAGGCCGGAGTATGCAGCCGAGGTTAAGTTCGGGGGCTTTGTGCGCATTGAGAACCAGGGCGGAGTGAACCATTTCGTACAGGACGGATACCAGTCTGTCCGCGCGGTGCCCTACGACCTGCCGGTCATCGGATACGGCAATAATGTGGTGAATACCCTACGTATCTGGGACGCGGAACCCATCAACACCTTTAATCTGGATTCCTTTGACAGGGGAGACTACCAGAAGGCCGTGGAGCAGGAGAACCTGGCCAAGACCATTGTGGAGGTCCTTTACCCCAACGACAACCACTACGCGGGCAAGGAACTGCGTCTGAAGCAGCAGTATTTCTTTATCTCCGCCAGCGTACAGAGGGCGGTGAGAAAGTATAAAGAGAAGCACGATGACATCAGAAAATTCTATGAAAAGGTAGTGTTCCAGCTGAACGACACCCACCCGACGGTTGCCATCCCTGAATTGATGCGGATTCTTCTGGACGAGGAGGGACTCACATGGGATGAGGCGTGGGAGGTAACCACCAAGACCTGCGCTTATACAAACCACACCATCATGTCAGAGGCGCTGGAGAAGTGGCCCATCGAGCTGTTCTCACGGCTTCTGCCCAGAATCTACCAGATTGTGGAGGAAATCAACCGCAGGTTCCAGAACCAGATACAGACCATGTATCCGGGCAACCAGGAAAAGCTGCGCAAAATGTCCATTATCTACGACGGCCAGGTGAAGATGGCTTACATGGCAATTGCAGCCAGCTTTTCCGTCAACGGCGTTGCGAGGCTTCACACGGAAATCCTTAAGCACCAGGAGTTAAAAGACTTCTATGAGATGATGCCGGAGAAGTTCAACAACAAGACCAACGGAATAACCCAGAGACGGTTCCTGCTTCACGGCAACCCGCTTCTGGCAGACTGGGTCACCTCCAAGATTGGAGATGAGTGGATAACCGACCTTCCCCATATCAAGAAGCTGGAACTCTTTGCAGAGGATGAGAAGTGCCAGTTTGAGTTTATGAACATCAAGTACCAGAATAAGCTGCGTCTTGCCAGATACATCAAGGAGAATAACGGCATTGACGTGGATCCGCGCTCCATTTTCGACGTGCAGGTCAAGCGGCTTCACGAGTATAAGCGCCAGCTGATGAATATTCTCCATGTGATGTATCTGTACAACCAGCTGAAGGATAATCCGGATATGGATATGATTCCCAGAACCTTTATCTTCGGCGCAAAGGCAGCCGCAGGCTACAAGCGGGCTAAGCTGACCATCAAGCTCATCAATTCCGTGGCGGATGTCATCAACAATGACAAGTCCATTAACGGCAAGATTAAGGTAGTGTTCATCGAGGATTACCGCGTATCCAACGCAGAGCTTATATTTGCGGCAGCCGATGTCAGCGAGCAGATATCCACGGCCAGCAAGGAGGCATCCGGTACCAGCAACATGAAGTTTATGCTCAACGGAGCCCTTACCCTGGGAACCATGGACGGGGCAAATGTGGAAATCGTGGAGGAAGTGGGTGCGGACAATGCCTTTATCTTCGGTATGTCCTCCGACGAGGTCATTAACTACGAGAACAACGGCGGCTATTACCCCATGGATATCTTTAACAATGACCAGGAAATACGCCGTGTGCTTATGCAGCTGATTAACGGCTACTATGCGCCGGATAACCCAGAGCTGTTCAGGGATATCTACAACTCTCTTCTGAACACCAAGAGCAGCGACCGGGCTGACACTTACTTTATCCTCAAGGACTTCCGTTCCTATGCCGAGGCGCACCAGAGGGTGGATAAGGCTTACAGGGACCAGGCATGGTGGGCTAAGGCAGCCATCCTTAACATGGCCAACTGCGGAAAGTTCACATCTGACCGCACCATTGAGGAGTATGTGAAGGATATCTGGCATCTGAAGAAAGTGACCGTAGAAATGTAA
- a CDS encoding threonine aldolase family protein, with translation MIRFNCDYCEGAHERILRKLAETNLEQTPGYGEDHYCAEAAGIIRSLCGQEDAAVHFLVGGTQANMTVIASALRSHQGVAGAVTAHINVHETGSIEAAGHKVLALPSEDGKITAEQVEELYQAHIRDESFEHTVQPKMVYISNPTELGTIYTRSEMENLYEVCRKYGLYLFVDGARLAYGLAAEGNDLDLKSLAAACDVFYIGGTKAGALFGEAVVILNDELKADFRYHIKQRGGMLAKGRLLGIQFGELLRDGLYFELGAHADRLADKIRCACAKKGYPFLVENTTNQVFPIMPDSLLESWKDKYSYTNQGRVDESHTAIRLCTSWITSGEQVDILVNDILNS, from the coding sequence ATGATTCGTTTTAACTGTGATTACTGCGAAGGCGCCCATGAGCGCATACTCAGGAAACTGGCTGAGACTAACCTGGAGCAGACTCCCGGATACGGGGAGGACCATTACTGCGCAGAGGCCGCGGGCATCATCCGCAGCCTCTGCGGCCAGGAGGACGCAGCGGTCCATTTCCTGGTGGGAGGCACCCAGGCCAATATGACAGTCATTGCGTCTGCCCTGCGTTCCCATCAGGGAGTGGCGGGTGCTGTGACGGCTCACATCAATGTACATGAGACAGGCTCCATAGAGGCCGCCGGTCACAAGGTGCTGGCTCTGCCCTCTGAGGACGGCAAGATTACTGCGGAGCAGGTGGAGGAGCTGTACCAGGCCCATATCCGGGACGAAAGCTTTGAGCACACGGTGCAGCCAAAGATGGTATACATCTCCAACCCCACGGAGCTGGGCACTATTTATACCAGGTCTGAGATGGAGAACCTGTATGAGGTGTGCAGAAAGTACGGGCTGTACCTGTTTGTGGACGGCGCCCGTCTGGCATACGGCCTGGCTGCAGAGGGGAATGACCTGGACCTTAAGTCCCTGGCGGCGGCATGTGACGTATTCTATATCGGCGGAACCAAGGCGGGGGCGCTTTTCGGGGAGGCTGTGGTCATATTGAACGACGAGCTGAAGGCGGATTTCCGCTACCATATCAAGCAGCGGGGCGGTATGCTGGCCAAGGGACGTCTTCTGGGCATACAGTTTGGAGAGCTTTTACGGGACGGCCTGTATTTTGAGCTGGGAGCCCACGCGGACAGGCTGGCAGACAAGATCCGCTGCGCCTGTGCCAAAAAGGGATACCCCTTCCTGGTGGAAAACACCACAAACCAGGTATTTCCCATCATGCCGGATTCCCTGCTGGAGTCGTGGAAGGACAAGTACAGTTACACCAACCAGGGAAGGGTGGATGAAAGTCATACGGCTATCCGCCTCTGCACCAGCTGGATTACCAGCGGGGAACAGGTGGACATCCTGGTAAACGACATTTTGAACAGTTAA
- a CDS encoding homocysteine S-methyltransferase family protein, with translation MRILEEMKLRRLFCDGGMGSLLQARGLKPGELPERWNLTHRDVLISIHRSYLEAGADIMTTNTFGANGLKFKEDLEPIVTAAVENARTAVKEAGHGYVALDLGPTGRLLKPLGDLEFEAAVKLYKEVVSIGARAGADLVLIETMSDSYELKAAVLAAREAGFRPDTGERLPVFATVIFDEKGKLLTGGNVESTVALLEGLRVDALGINCGLGPVQMKGILEEILRVSSLPVLVNPNAGLPRSENGKTVYDIDAEGFALVMEEIVSMGAVVVGGCCGTTPEHIRLMTQRCKDMPVVWPEKKHRTVVSSYAKAVTVGGKTIIIGERINPTGKSKFKQALRDHNLEYILKEGVSQQDNGADVLDVNVGLPEIHEPSMMEEAVRELQAIIDLPLQIDTSDMEAMERAMRIYNGKPLINSVNGKEESMTRVFPLMAKYGGVAVGLCLDESGIPDTAEGRLAVGRKIIDRAAEYGIGPEDIILDGLCMTVSSDSRGALTTLETLRRIRDELGVGTVLGVSNISFGLPQREIINAAFFTMAMECGLGAAIINPNSEAMMRAYYSFNALMDRDPQCGQYISVYSGQSAGLGQTIGRGGSQDGTKADHQSGSGEAGESQGPALSAAIERGLKEAAHNAVSALLKEREPLDIINSEMIPALDRVGKGFEKGTVFLPQLLMSAEAAKAAFEVIKAAMDGSGQTQEKKGTIILATVKGDIHDIGKNIVKVLLENYSYEVIDLGRDVPPEAIVKEAVERQVALVGLSALMTTTVPSMEETIRQLRAASATVKVMVGGAVLTEDYARTIGADAYCRDAMASVNYAEQIFGA, from the coding sequence ATGAGAATATTAGAAGAGATGAAATTGCGCCGCCTGTTCTGCGACGGCGGAATGGGAAGCCTGCTCCAGGCCCGGGGCCTGAAACCGGGAGAGCTTCCTGAGCGGTGGAACCTGACCCACAGGGATGTGCTCATATCCATACACCGGTCCTATCTGGAGGCCGGCGCGGACATCATGACCACCAATACATTTGGCGCCAACGGGCTTAAATTTAAGGAGGATCTGGAACCCATCGTGACAGCCGCGGTGGAGAACGCCAGGACCGCGGTTAAGGAGGCAGGCCACGGATACGTGGCTCTGGACCTGGGCCCTACGGGACGGCTTCTCAAACCTCTGGGGGACCTGGAATTTGAGGCCGCGGTGAAGCTTTATAAAGAGGTGGTGTCCATAGGCGCCAGGGCGGGAGCGGACCTGGTCCTGATTGAAACCATGAGCGACAGCTATGAGCTGAAGGCCGCGGTGCTGGCTGCCAGGGAGGCCGGATTCAGGCCGGATACAGGGGAACGCCTGCCTGTGTTCGCAACCGTCATATTTGATGAAAAGGGAAAGCTTCTGACCGGCGGAAACGTGGAGTCCACCGTGGCCCTGCTGGAGGGACTGAGGGTGGATGCACTGGGAATCAACTGCGGCCTGGGGCCTGTGCAGATGAAGGGAATCCTGGAGGAAATTCTGAGGGTATCCTCCCTTCCTGTGCTGGTAAACCCCAATGCGGGCCTTCCGAGAAGCGAAAACGGAAAGACGGTGTACGATATAGACGCTGAGGGCTTTGCCCTTGTCATGGAGGAGATTGTGTCCATGGGCGCCGTGGTAGTGGGAGGGTGCTGCGGCACCACCCCGGAGCATATACGCCTGATGACGCAGCGGTGTAAGGACATGCCTGTGGTGTGGCCGGAGAAAAAACACCGCACCGTGGTGTCCTCCTATGCAAAGGCAGTGACTGTGGGTGGTAAGACAATCATCATCGGGGAGCGCATAAACCCCACCGGCAAGTCCAAATTCAAGCAGGCCCTGCGGGACCACAATCTGGAATATATCCTGAAAGAGGGCGTCAGCCAGCAGGACAACGGAGCGGATGTGCTGGATGTGAACGTGGGACTACCTGAAATCCACGAGCCATCCATGATGGAGGAGGCTGTAAGGGAGCTTCAGGCCATCATCGACCTGCCCCTTCAAATCGACACCTCGGACATGGAAGCCATGGAACGGGCCATGCGCATCTACAACGGGAAACCGCTGATTAACTCTGTCAACGGCAAGGAAGAGTCCATGACCCGCGTCTTTCCGCTGATGGCAAAATACGGCGGGGTGGCAGTGGGACTCTGTCTGGACGAGTCCGGTATTCCTGATACGGCAGAGGGACGTCTGGCCGTGGGAAGGAAAATCATAGACCGGGCAGCGGAGTACGGAATCGGACCGGAGGATATCATTCTGGACGGACTCTGCATGACGGTCAGTTCCGACAGCAGGGGGGCCCTTACCACCCTGGAGACGCTGCGGCGTATCCGGGACGAGCTGGGAGTGGGAACCGTGCTGGGGGTATCCAACATATCCTTCGGACTGCCCCAGAGGGAAATCATCAATGCCGCGTTCTTTACCATGGCAATGGAATGTGGGCTGGGAGCCGCCATCATAAACCCCAACTCCGAGGCCATGATGCGTGCTTACTACAGCTTTAACGCGCTTATGGACCGGGATCCCCAGTGCGGCCAGTATATCAGTGTGTACAGCGGCCAGAGCGCGGGCCTGGGCCAGACCATCGGAAGGGGCGGCAGCCAGGACGGGACAAAGGCAGACCATCAATCCGGGTCAGGAGAGGCCGGGGAAAGCCAGGGGCCGGCCCTGTCAGCAGCCATTGAGAGAGGCCTTAAGGAAGCAGCCCACAACGCGGTGAGCGCACTGTTAAAGGAGCGGGAACCGTTAGATATCATCAACAGTGAGATGATACCGGCCCTGGACCGTGTGGGAAAAGGATTTGAGAAGGGCACCGTGTTCCTGCCCCAGCTTCTTATGAGCGCGGAGGCTGCCAAGGCTGCATTTGAGGTCATCAAGGCAGCTATGGATGGAAGCGGACAGACCCAGGAAAAGAAAGGGACCATCATCCTGGCGACGGTGAAAGGTGACATCCATGATATCGGCAAGAATATCGTGAAGGTTCTGCTGGAAAATTACAGTTATGAGGTCATCGACCTGGGAAGGGACGTGCCTCCGGAGGCCATTGTAAAGGAGGCCGTGGAGCGCCAGGTTGCCCTGGTGGGCCTGAGCGCCCTCATGACCACCACCGTGCCCAGCATGGAGGAAACCATCCGCCAGTTAAGAGCCGCGTCCGCCACCGTGAAGGTGATGGTGGGAGGCGCTGTGCTGACAGAGGATTATGCCAGGACCATAGGCGCTGACGCCTATTGCAGGGATGCCATGGCATCTGTAAATTATGCGGAGCAGATCTTTGGCGCTTAG